Proteins found in one Arachis stenosperma cultivar V10309 chromosome 8, arast.V10309.gnm1.PFL2, whole genome shotgun sequence genomic segment:
- the LOC130943702 gene encoding uncharacterized protein LOC130943702 encodes MKHTSSEALPSLPSAPPSSDQSQPATSSSSSASSSDKPSPSSSSAAAAEDLAVTTRDGGGGAAAQETVVVDRRGEHAAVCRWTVQNFPRVKARALWSKYFEVGGYDCRLLVYPKGDSQALPGYISIYLQIMDPRGTSSSKWDCFASYRLAIVNLADDSKTIHRDSWHRFSSKKKSHGWCDFTPSSTVFDPKLGYLNAANDGVLITADILILNESVNFTRDNNEVQSSSSLSSGSAASSSVVAGPVSDVLSGKFTWKVHNFSLFKEMIKTQKIMSPVFPAGECNLRISVYQSSVNGVEYLSMCLESKDTDKTVMLSDKSCWCLFRMSVLNQKPGLNHMHRDSYGRFAADNKSGDNTSLGWNDYMKMSDFIGTDSGFLVDDTAVFSTSFHVIKEFSSFSKNGAMIAGRSVGGARKSDGHIGKFTWRIENFTRLKDLLKKRKITGLCIKSRRFQIGNRDCRLIVYPRGQSQPPCHLSVFLEVTDSRNTSSDWSCFVSHRLSVVNQRMEDKSVTKESQNRYSKAAKDWGWREFVTLTSLFDQDSGFLVQDTVIFSAEVLILKETSIMQDFTDNDSELSNGGSLVDSFGKRSSFTWKVENFLSFKEIMETRKIFSKFFQAGGCELRIGVYESFDTICIYLESDQAVGSDPDKNFWVRYRMAVVNQKNPAKTVWKESSICTKTWNNSVLQFMKVSDMLEADAGFLVRDTVVFVCEILDCCPWFDFADLEVLASEDDQDALTTDPDELIDSEDSEGISGDEEDIFRNLLSRAGFHLSYGDNPSQPQVTLREKLLMDAGAIAGFLTGLRVYLDDPAKVKRLLLPTKLSGNCDGNKTSKADESSPSLMNLLMGVKVLQQAIIDLLLDIMVECCQPSEGVPVADSVDACSKPPDGSGAASPLECDRENGAIESIQVPVYERLDSVVEESGGTSAVQSSDLNGNVIQEKAVPGQPICPPETSAAGSDNATLRSKTKWPEQSEELLGLIVNSLRALDGAVPQGCPEPRRRPQSAQKIALVLDKAPKHLQADLVALVPKLVELSEHPLAACALLERLQKPDAEPSLRIPVFEALNQLECGSEVWERILFQSFELLTDSNDEPLAATIDFIFKAASQCQHLPEAVRSVRVRLKNLGLVVSPCVLDFLSKTINSWGDVAETILRDIDCDDDYGDSCSALPCGIFLFGEHSTTTAGLHVIDEQTYRASRHFSDIYILFEMLSIPCLAVEASQTFEKAVARGVIGAQSVALVLESRLSQRLSNGARYVSENFQHPEGASEGDVSEQLGVQREDFTSVLGLAETLALSKDQCVREFVKLLYTILFRWYANESYRGRMLKRLVDRATSTADAGREVDFDLDVLVTLVCEEEEIIRPVLSMIREVAELANVDRAALWHQLCASEDEIIRVREESKIEISNMAKEKAIIAQKLSESEATSNRLKSEMRAEMDRFSREKKEILEQVQEVESQLEWLRSERDEEITKLSAEKKVLQDRLHDAETQISQLKSRKRDELKKVVKEKNALAERLKNAEAARKRFDEELKRFATENVTREEIRQSLEDEVRRLTQTVGQTEGEKREKEEQVARCEAYIDGMESKLQACQQYIHTLEASLQEEMSRHAPLYGAGLEALSMKELETLSRIHEDGLRQIHALQQRKGSPAGSPLMSPHGHGLPHSHGLYPAASLPMAVGMPPQIIPNGVGIHSNGHVNGAVGPWFNHT; translated from the exons ATGAAGCACACTTCCTCCGAGGCACTCCCTTCTCTCCCCTCCGCACCTCCTTCCTCCGACCAATCACAACCTGCCACGTCATCATCATCCTCCGCTTCCTCATCGGACAAACCCTCGCCTTCATCCTCCTCCGCCGCCGCTGCGGAGGACCTCGCCGTAACCACCCGTGACGGAGGCGGCGGGGCCGCCGCACAGGAGACCGTCGTTGTCGATCGCCGTGGCGAGCACGCCGCAGTGTGCCGATGGACGGTGCAAAATTTCCCGCGCGTGAAGGCACGCGCCCTTTGGAGCAAGTACTTCGAGGTAGGAGGATACGATTGCCGGTTATTGGTGTACCCTAAGGGCGATTCGCAAGCTCTTCCAGGTTACATCTCAATCTATCTTCAAATCATGGACCCTCGCGGCACCTCTTCTTCCAAATGGGACTGTTTCGCCAGTTACCGTCTCGCAATCGTTAACCTCGCCGACGATTCCAAAACCATACACCGCGATTCTTGGCATCGATTCTCCAGCAAGAAGAAATCTCACGGTTGGTGCGATTTCACGCCTTCTTCAACCGTCTTCGATCCCAAACTAGGTTACCTAAACGCCGCCAATGACGGCGTTTTGATCACGGCCGACATACTCATCCTCAACGAGTCCGTTAACTTCACGCGCGATAACAACGAGGTCCAGTCTTCGTCCTCGTTGTCGTCCGGTTCGGCCGCAAGCTCTTCCGTCGTTGCTGGGCCGGTTTCGGATGTTCTGAGTGGAAAGTTCACTTGGAAGGTTCACAATTTTAGTTTGTTTAAGGAGATGATTAAGACGCAGAAGATAATGAGCCCTGTTTTCCCTGCTGGGGAGTGTAATTTGAGGATTAGTGTGTATCAGAGTTCGGTGAATGGTGTTGAGTATTTGTCAATGTGTTTGGAGAGTAAGGACACTGATAAGACTGTGATGTTGTCTGATAAGAGTTGCTGGTGTTTGTTTAGGATGTCTGTGTTGAACCAGAAGCCCGGTTTGAATCATATGCATAGGGATTCGTATGGGAGGTTCGCTGCGGATAATAAGAGTGGCGATAACACGAGTTTGGGGTGGAATGATTATATGAAAATGTCAGATTTCATAGGGACTGATTCAGGGTTCTTGGTTGATGATACTGCAGTGTTTAGCACATCGTTTCATGTGATTAAGGAGTTTAGTAGCTTCTCCAAGAATGGGGCTATGATTGCTGGGAGGAGCGTGGGTGGGGCGAGGAAGTCCGATGGCCATATTGGCAAGTTCACTTGGAGGATTGAAAATTTTACCAGATTGAAGGATTtgctgaagaagaggaagattaCTGGCCTTTGCATCAAGAGCAGGAGGTTTCAGATTGGTAACCGGGATTGTCGTCTTATTGTTTATCCCAGAG GGCAGTCCCAGCCACCATGCCACCTTTCAGTGTTTCTTGAAGTTACAGATTCTAGGAATACTTCCAGTGATTGGAGTTGTTTTGTTAGTCATCGTTTGTCAGTTGTGAACCAGAGGATGGAGGATAAGTCTGTCACCAAGGAATCTCAGAACCGCTACTCCAAAGCTGCAAAGGATTGGGGCTGGCGTGAATTTGTGACACTTACAAGTCTCTTTGATCAAGATTCTGGTTTTCTTGTCCAGGACACTGTTATATTCTCGGCTGAAGTTCTTATATTGAAAGAGACATCAATAATGCAAGATTTTACCGATAATGATTCTGAATTGAGCAATGGTGGTTCCCTTGTTGATAGTTTTGGGAAAAGAAGTTCGTTTACATGGAAAGTGGAGAATTTCCTGTCTTTTAAGGAAATCATGGAGACTCGGAAAATCTTCAGTAAATTCTTTCAGGCTGGTGGATGTGAACTTCGGATCG GTGTCTACGAGTCCTTTGATACAATATGTATTTATTTAGAGAGTGACCAGGCTGTCGGTAGCGATCCTGATAAAAACTTCTGGGTCAGATACAGGATGGCTGTTGTGAATCAGAAAAATCCGGCCAAGACAGTGTGGAAAGAATCCTCTATCTGCACAAAGACGTGGAATAATTCCGTTTTACAATTCATGAAGGTCTCAGATATGCTAGAAGCAGATGCAGGGTTTCTTGTCCGTGACACCGTTGTTTTTGTATGCGAAATATTGGACTGCTGCCCTTGGTTTGATTTTGCTGATCTAGAG GTGTTGGCATCAGAGGATGATCAGGATGCATTGACAACTGATCCTGATGAGCTCATTGACTCTGAAGACAGTGAAGGGATAAGTGGAGATGAGGAAGATATTTTCAGAAATCTTCTTTCCCGAGCTGGATTCCATCTGTCATATGGAGATAATCCTTCACAGCCACAGGTTACTTTACGAGAGAAACTTTTAATGGATGCTGGTGCAATTGCTGGGTTTCTGACTGGACTTCGGGTTTATCTTGATGATCCTGCTAAAGTAAAGCGCTTGCTTCTTCCTACCAAGCTCTCTGGTAACTGTGATGGGAATAAGACCAGCAAGGCTGATGAGTCTTCACCTAGTTTGATGAATTTGCTGATGGGAGTTAAAGTATTGCAGCAAGCAATCATTGATTTACTACTGGATATAATGGTTGAATGCTGCCAGCCTTCTGAAGGGGTTCCTGTTGCTGATTCTGTTGATGCATGCTCGAAACCTCCAGATGGCAGTGGAGCTGCTAGTCCTCTTGAGTGTGATAGAGAAAATGGAGCAATTGAGTCAATCCAAGTTCCTGTTTATGAGAGGTTGGATTCTGTTGTTGAAGAGAGTGGCGGTACATCTGCTGTGCAGAGCTCTGATTTAAATGGGAATGTTATTCAGGAAAAGGCTGTTCCTGGACAACCTATTTGTCCACCAGAAACATCTGCTGCTGGTTCAGATAATGCAACTTTACGGTCAAAG ACAAAATGGCCAGAACAGTCTGAGGAGCTCCTGGGATTGATTGTGAACTCACTTAGAGCTTTGGATGGAGCTGTTCCGCAAGGATGTCCAGAGCCAAGACGACGACCTCAGTCTGCACAGAAAATTGCTCTTGTATTGGACAAAGCTCCTAAGCATTTGCAAGCAGACCTTGTTGCACTGGTGCCAAAATTGGTTGAGCTGTCAGAACACCCACTGGCTGCCTGTGCACTTCTTGAGCGACTACAAAAGCCAGATGCAGAACCTTCTTTACGAATACCT GTGTTTGAAGCTCTTAATCAACTGGAGTGTGGTAGTGAAGTGTGGGAACGCATTCTGTTTCAGTCGTTTGAACTTTTGACAGATTCAAATGATGAACCCCTTGCTGCGACAATAGATTTTATATTCAAAGCAGCATCTCAATGTCAACACTTACCTGAAGCA GTTAGGTCTGTTCGTGTAAGGCTGAAAAATCTTGGTCTTGTTGTGTCGCCTTGTGTCCTTGACTTCTTAAGCAAGACTATAAATAGTTGGGGTGATGTTGCTGAAACCATACTTAGGGACATTGattgtgatgatgattatggtGACAGTTGCTCAGCTCTGCCATGtgggatttttttatttggtgAACACAGCACCACTACTGCCGGACTTCATGTGATTGATGAGCAGACTTATCGTGCTAGTCGTCATTTTTCTGATATATATATACTGTTTGAGATGTTATCCATTCCTTGTCTTGCTGTTGAAGCCTCTCAAACATTTGAGAAAGCTGTAGCTCGAGGTGTAATAGGGGCTCAGTCTGTAGCCTTAGTATTGGAAAGCCGCCTTTCTCAAAGATTGAGTAATGGTGCCAGATATGTTTCTGAAAATTTTCAGCATCCAGAGGGTGCATCAGAGGGAGATGTAAGTGAGCAACTTGGAGTTCAAAGGGAGGATTTTACTTCAGTTCTTGGACTTGCTGAAACTTTGGCCCTTTCGAAAGACCAATGTGTGAGGGAATTTGTGAAGTTGCTTTACACGATATTGTTTAGATGGTATGCCAATGAATCTTACCGGGGGAGGATGCTGAAGAGGCTTGTTGACCGTGCCACTAGTACAGCAGATGCCGGTCGTGAAGTAGATTTTGATTTGGATGTCTTGGTTACTTTAGTCTGTGAGGAGGAGGAGATTATTCGACCTGTTTTGAGTATGATCCGTGAAGTTGCTGAACTTGCAAATGTTGACCGGGCTGCTCTGTGGCACCAGTTATGCGCTAGTGAAGATGAAATTATTCGTGTTCGTGAAGAAAGCAAAATTGAGATTTCTAATATGGCTAAGGAAAAAGCTATTATAGCACAAAAACTGAGTGAATCCGAGGCCACAAGCAATCGCCTCAAG TCCGAAATGAGGGCTGAGATGGATCGGTTTTCTCGAGAAAAGAAGGAAATATTAGAACAGGTTCAAGAAGTTGAGAGTCAGCTTGAGTGGCTTCGTTCGGAGCGGGATGAAGAAATAACAAAGCTTTCTGCAGAGAAGAAAGTTCTTCAGGACCGTTTACACGATGCAGAGACACAAATTTCTCAGTTAAAATCTCGAAAACGTGATGAATTGAAG AAAGTAGTAAAAGAGAAGAATGCACTGGCTGAAAGATTGAAAAATGCTGAAGCTGCACGCAAGAGATTTGATGAAGAACTGAAAAGATTTGCAACAGAGAATGTAACACGGGAAGAAATCCGGCAATCACTTGAGGATGAAGTCCGTCGACTGACTCAAACAGTAGGGCAAACCGAGGGAGAAAAGCGGGAGAAGGAAGAGCAGGTTGCTAG